From the Capnocytophaga sp. oral taxon 878 genome, the window GTTTGTGGGAACTCATGATACAGGAGTAAAAGCACAAGGGGCTAAAGGAACAGATGGTGTAGCTCCTCATATTGGCAATAATGGCAATTGGTTTGTGGGGACTCATGATACAGGAGTAAAAGCACAAGGAGCGCAAGGAGTTCAAGGTGAAAAAGGAGCAACTGGAGCAACTGGAGAGAAAGGAGAAAAAGGAGATACTCCCTATATTGGTAAAGATGGCTTTTGGTATGTAGGTACTAAAAGTTTAGGAGTAAAAGCACAAGGAGCGCAAGGAGTTCAAGGTGAAAAAGGAGCAACAGGAGCGACTGGAGAGAAAGGAGAAAAAGGTGACACTCCCTATATTGGTAAAGATGGCTTTTGGTATGTAGGTACTAAAAGTTTAGGAGTAAAAGCACAAGGGGCACAAGGAGTTCAAGGTGAAAAAGGAGCAACAGGAGCAACTGGAGAGAAAGGAGAAAAAGGTGATACTCCCTATATTGGTAAAGATGGCTTTTGGTATGTAGGTACTAAAAGTTTAGGAGTAAAAGCACAAGGGCCTCAAGGAGAGAAAGGAGCAACTGGAGAGAAAGGTGAAAAAGGTGAAAATGCTCCAAAACCTAATATAAGAGGTGGCGTTTGGTATATAGGTGATGAAAGTACAGGAATAAAAGCCCAAGGAGAAAAAGGAGCAGATGGAACTCCTGGTGCACAAGGTACTCCAGGTAAAGATGGTTCAGTAATTTATGCTGCTAAAGGAAAACCTATTAATACACAAGGTAAGGATGGCGATTACTATATTGATACAGAAGCTAAGATTTTCTATGGACCTAAAGCAAATAATGTATGGCCTACTATAGGTATTTCATTGACTGGGAAGGATTTTAGTGTTAATGACGACTATAAATTAAGTGCTGATGGGAAAACTCTCGAGAAATGGAACAATTTAGAAACTCGTTTTATTGATATGAATACAGATCCTAAACTAAGAGAGGTGACAAAAATAGCTGATAGAGCTTTTGTAGATTTTAATAAAGACTATAAATTAACAACTATCATCATTGGAGATAATGTTACAGAGATAGGTGATGCTGCTTTTAGTACATGTAGAAAATTAAGACGCGTAGAGCTATCTGATGGTATTACCAAAATTAACAAAAGTACTTTTTCTTATTGTGAAAATCTGCAATATATTGATCTGCCTGATGGTTTGACCTTTATAGGAGAGAATGCTTTTGCAAGTTGTAAGAAACTAACTATGCTTACTATTCCTGAAGGAATAACTAAGTTTGAAAAGCGTGTTTTCCAAGATTGTGCAAATCTGCATACTCTTGTTATTCTTCAGCCAGTTGCTTTCAATATTGATGAAGCTGGACAAAATACTTTCAGAGCAACAAGGCTACGCAATATTTATGTGCCTCACGCAAGTGTAAATGAATATAAGACAAAAAACCCTAATTATCAAGATTTAATTAGATAGAGAGATATATATTAAAAAAAAGCTACCAACTTGGTAGCTTTTTTTGTTAATTGTTATTTGTTAGTTGTATAAACGCTTCTTCTAAATTATACGCCTTTACTTCCTTAATAAGGTTGTGAGGCGTATTTTCTTTTATAATACTCCCTTCATTTAGTATTGCTACACGGTGACAAAAGTCTTGTGCTTCTTGCAGATGATGCGAGGTGTATAATATAGACATTCCGCCTTGATTTAGTTCTTTTAAATAATCGATAATGATGTTTTTTGATTGTACATCGACACCAACAGTAGGCTCATCTAAGAAAAGTACTTCGGGGTTGTGGAGTATGCCTGCTAAAAGGTTGATACGCCTTTTCATTCCTCCTGAAAAATGTGCAATCTTCTTATCGGCTACTTCGGTTAAACCTACGCGCTGTAGGGCAGTTTCAATAAGGGGTTTGAGCTCTTTGTTTTTTAATTTGTACAAGCTGCCAAAATAGGTTAGATTTTCACGTGCTGTAAGGGTAGGGTAGAGGGCGTACTCTTGTGGTACTACTCCTATTTTATACCGCAGGGCGCGTTGCTTATAAGTCATACCACAAATGCTAAAGCTGCCCATAGTGGGCTTTATGCTGCCAAAAAGGATAGACATAAGGGTGGTTTTGCCGGCGCCATTGGGTCCTAAAATACCATATATTTCGCCTTTTTTTACGTTGAAAGATATATTGTTTAGAGCAAGGGTTGTGGTTTCTTTGTACTGCTTGCTGAGGTGTTTTACTTCAATAGCATTGGGGGGGTATTCATATTGTTTGTTTTTGAAAAAGCGGTGCAAGGTAATTAAAATATTGCTAATAGCAAAATTTTTTGTATATTTGCGCGCTTTGAGGGGGTGTATTTTAGTGATGGGAGTTAGTTTTTTGGAATGGATAGGAGGTAAGGGGGATGAGAAAAATGTAATGTTTGGGGAGTTTTGTTGCGAATTTGGCAAAATGGAAGGTTGGGGGTAAGGCGACTGATAATCAGCGATGTGATGTGTTTTCTCTGCTTATCCTTCGTTTATAGTTCGTTTATCCTTCGTTATTCGTTCGTTTATCCTATGAGTTTTGTTTGCTAACCTTAATAGTGAAATAGGTTGATTATTAGGGGATAGGAGATAGGTGTTAGCAGACAGGAGTTGGAAATTAAGGGGGTGATAATTTTTGAAGTATTGGCAATAAAAATGAGAAAATGATGAAAATCTTTTGGTTTTAGGTGTGAGGGTATTAAATATAAGATTTTAGAAGGGGAGAGGTAATAGGGAAGAGAAGATATAGGGGGGGCTGTTAGTAGATGAATACAATAGCTTTTATGGCAGAAAATTTAATTTTTAGGCAAGCTGTTTCCGCTGATGCGTTGGCTATTTGGGAAATACTTTTGGCAGCTATAGCGCTTAGGAAAGCAGAAGGTAGCAACCAATGGCAGGATGGTTACCCTAATGAGCAGGTTGTGGCTGATGATATTGCCCATAAATATGGTTATGTGCTTACTGAAAAGAATGAGGTTATAGGCTATTGTGCTCTTATTTTAAACAATGAACCTGCTTATAATACTATTGATGGGAAGTGGCTTACTGATGGAGATTTTTTGGTTATTCATCGTGTGGGTATTGCTTCTAAATATCGGGGTAGGGGATTGGTTAAGCTAATGCTTCAAGAAATAGAATGTGTTGCCAAGGGGCAGGGGGTGCCATCAGTGCGTGCAGATACTAATTATGATAATGCAGCTATGTTACATCTTTTTGAGAAGTTGGGCTACGAGTATTGCGGAGAGGTAATGCTGAGGGGGGCTGCAAGGAAAGCATTTGAAAAGAAACTATGAATGAAAAATTACTAACATATTTAGAGCGTTTTATTACAGAAGAGCGCAAGGAGCGCTTTTTGAGTATTATTAATGCACGTACTAATCATTTTACTGTGGCTATGGAAGATGTATTCCAGATGCACAATACAAGTGCTGTGGTGCGCACCTGTGAGGTGTTTGGGGTACAGCAAGCTCATAGTATAGAGGGACGTTATGGTAAGCGATTGGATGCTAAAATAGCTATGGGGGCACAAAAGTGGGTAGATGTATTTCGTTATAATGATACCCAGAGTTGTATTGATTCGCTTCGAGCTAAAGGCTACCAGATAGTGGCTACAACGCCCCATAAAGATGCTTATTACCTGAATGATTTTGATATTAGTAAAAAGAGTGCTTTTTTCTTTGGGACAGAAAAGGAAGGGCTATCGGAACAGGTGCTTACACAAGCGGATACTTATCTTAAAATACCGATGGTAGGATTTACAGAAAGCCTTAATATATCGGTAGCAGTGGCTATTGTGTTACAGCAACTTACTGATAAACTTCGCCGTAGTGAAGTGGCTTGGCAATTAACAGATGAGGAGCGTTTTTCAATTCTTATAGATTGGACAAAGAAATCAATTCGGAATGTGAAAGATGTATTAAAACGATATGAAGAAATAAAAGATACTTTATGAGAAAACTTTTGTGTATAACTTTTTTGTTGTTGAACTTTTTTAGTTTATTGGGACAACATAAGGCGACCCTTATTCATAGCGATGCAAACTTGTATAAGGTAGATAGCTTACTGTACCGGAGTGAACAGTTGGTAAGTGAGGATAAAGCTGTTATCCAAAACATCCCTATCAAAAGCATTATCAATCTGCGTTATTTTACACGCTCGGGTGATAAGAAGGTTTTTAAAGCTACTGATGGAGTAAGGCTTATTAATCATCCTTTACTTACTTGGAGGATTAAGGCTCCAGAAATAGCAGCAACTCTTAAGCTGATTAAAGAACGCCAAAAGGAAGGAGCTGTGCTTATACACTGTTATCACGGGGCTGATCGTACTGGTATTATGGTGGCGATGTACCGCATAATATATCATAATTGGACGATAGAACAAGCTAAAAAAGAAATGATTAATGGTCCTTATGGGTACCATAGTGTTTGGAAAAACTTAGAAGCACTATTTACTGAAAGTACTGTAAACGAAGTGCGTAGACTTTTGTAAGTATAATGAAAATAAGAGAAATTATAAACGAATTAGAGCTTCTAGCCCCTCTGCCATACGCTGAAGGTTTTGACAATGTAGGCTTATTGGTAGGTGATGTGAATGCTAATGTGGAGGGAGTGCTTATTACATTGGATACGCTAGAAGAAGTGGTAGATGAAGCTATTGAGAATAACTGTAATCTTATAGTGAGTTTTCATCCTATCATCTTTAGTGGGCTTAAATCACTTACAGGGAAAACTTATGTAGAACGAGTAGTGATGAAGGCTATAAGGCATAATATTGCTATTTATAGCATGCATACAGCATTAGATAACCAGCTGCTGGGAGTGAATGCAACCATAGCAGATCGTTTGGGGTTAAAAAACAGGCAAATACTTATCCCGCAAGAACATACTATCCAAAAGCTTATAACTTATGTACCTCAAGCTGATGCGGAGAGACTTAGGCAAGCGCTATTTGGTGCAGGAGCAGGTAATATAGGTAATTATGCAGAGTGTAGTTTCAATTTGGAAGGTAGGGGTACTTACAAAGGCAATGAGGCTTCGAACCCAACTATAGGGGAACCTAATGTGTTCCATACCGAAAATGAAACCCAAATAGGGGTAATATTTCCGAAACACTTGCAAAGTAAGGTGCTGAGAGCTTTGAGAGAACATCACCCTTATGAGGAGATTGCTTACGAGGTGTATGTGTTGGAAAATAATCATCAGCACATAGGGTTAGGAATGATAGCAGAGATGCCAGAGCCCATGGATGAGGAAGACTTTTTGACATTCCTTAAAGAACGTATGCAGGTGAGTGTAGTAAGACACTCGGCACTAAGAGGTAAAGCCGTGAAAAAGGTGGCGATGCTAGGAGGCAGTGGAGCTTTTGCTATAGAAAATGCTAAAAGAGCAGGTGCAGATATTTTTATTACTGCAGACTTGAAATATCACGATTTTTTCAGGGCTGAGGGACAAATAATTCTTGCTGATATAGGGCATTATGAAAGTGAACAATACATAAAAATACTTTTATTTGAGTATCTTTCAAAAAAAATTCCTACCTTTGCCCCCAAAATATCAAAAGTAGATACAAATCCTATCAAATATTATTCGTAAATATGGCACAAAAAGTGGATATTACCGTAGAAGAAAAGTTAAGAGCACTGTATGATTTACAGCTTATTGATTCAAAAATTGATGAGTTACAGTATACTCGTGGCGAGCTACCTTTAGAGGTTTCAGACCTTGAAGATGAGGTAGAAGGTTTGAAAAAGCGCCACGTAAAATTTAAAGAAGAATTGGAAGCTTTGCAAGCAGGTATAGCAGAGAAGAAAACTATAATTGAGGAGGCTAAAGAGCTTATAAAAAAATATACTACCCAACAGAAAAATGTGCGAAATAACCGTGAGTATACCTCACTGGCTAAGGAAATTGAATTCCAAGAGTTGGAAGTACAATTAGCAGAGAAACGCATTAAAGAAGGTAAAGCTCAAGTAGACCAAAAGAAAGAAGCTATCAAGCAAGTAGATGAACGCAAATCTCAACGTGATGCCCACTTAAAACATAAAAAAGCAGAGCTTAGTTCGGTATTGGCTGAAACTGAAAAAGAAGAAGCTTTCTTAAGAGAAAAAGCAGAAGAGTATGCGGCTAAAATTGAAGAGCGCTTACTGAAAGCTTATCAGCGTATACGCAGTAGTGTAGTGAACCGATTGGCGGTAGTGCCTATACAGCGTGGAGCTTCAGGAGGCTCATTCTTTACTATTCCGCCTCAAGTGCAGGTAGAAATAGCTTCACGTAGGAAAATTATTACCGATGAGCATAGTGGCCGTATATTGGTAGATGCTGCTTTGGCTGAAGAAGAAAGAGAAAAAATGGAGACTTTGTTTAAGAGCTTCCAAAAATAGAAATTTAAAAGTTGTTATTACTTTATAGTCTGAAAAGTGTTTTTTTTGCTTTTCGGACTTTTTATTTTGTAAGAAATAGAATGTAAAGTAAAGATTTTCGTAAAAATAATTGTGTAATATTCATTGTTATTTGATATTAATTTTGTACTTTTGTACCCAACTGAAAGATTAAAAATTAGAAGCTATGAGAATAAGGTTTTTTATTATCTTGCTTATTTGCTATTTATCGGGTGCTGAAGCACAAATTCGTTTTACTCCTGCTTTGGTATACCAAAATATAGCTGAAAAAGGCTATACTACTCAAGAGGTAGTTACTAGGTTGGCAAATTATTATTATGCCTTGCATCTTTATTCACAAGCACAGACATGGTATGAAAAATTAGTTACAACAGTGGGGTATATGCCTACAGCTATAGACTATTACCACTATGCACATACCTTGAAAGAATTGGGGAAGAATAAAGAAGCTCAAAAACAAATGGAACGATTTACTAGCGTTTCACGACTCTTTTTTACGGATTTTATTAAGACTGCTGTTGCACCACCTAATCCTAATAATAGAGATTATAAAGAACTGATAGGTTTGGTTCTTGATGGTGAAAATGGGAAAGAAATTGAAGGGGCAGCTATTACACTTTTTGATGCTCAAATGAATGTATTTCTTACAACAAAGTCGGATTCTAATAGTTTTTTTGTGTTATCTGATAAACAGTCGCAAGCTCTTTTTGAATACGGTTATTTGGAGGTAGTAAAACCAGAATATGAGGTTTCAACTACTCCTTTGGTATTTCAAAAAACTGGTGAAATGCAGCAAATAATTCAGTTAGATCCTTTGGTACAAGAGGTGAATACGGGAGATAACTTAGCTATTACTTTTGAGATTGAGAATATTCATTTTGACTATGGTAGGTTAAACATTCGTTATGATGCCTCAGTACAACTGGCTAAAATATTAGTGTTTTTAGAAATGAACCCTATGGTGTCTTTGGATATAAAGGTACATACTGATAGCCGAGGGGATGAAGATTACAATATGAAATTATCAGAAAGTCAGGCACAGTCTATATGGCAGTGGTTAGTAGATAAAGGCATACAAACTAAGCGTATTACAGCTAAGGGCTATGGAGAAACACAACCAGTATATGATTGTGAAAATGATTCGTCTTGTACTGAAGAACAACATCAAGCAAACAAAAGGGTAGAGTTTATTATAAAATAAGGCATTATTTTGTATTTTTGCGCCCTGAAACTGTTTATTAGAATGACTGTGAAGAATATAAAACGATTAGCAAAAACATCACTTCTTTTTAAACTGCTATCATTATTGGTGGCCTTGATACTTATCTTACAAGTATTTCCTGGGAAAACGAAGTTTAAATATGAATTTCGGAAGGGAGAATTGTGGCAACATGAAAACCTTTATGCTCCATTTGATTTTCCTCTAAAGAAAACAGATGAGCAAATAAAAGCAGAAGAACGGCATATTACAGAGCAATCGACTGTATATTACCGTAAGGATACAGCAGCTTTTGGGGTCGCTATGCAGAAGTATCAGCAAAAACAACATTACTATTTTGACCGTATACCGATGGCAAAAGCAGAGTTGCTGAGGAAGAGAGCTCATTCTTTTTTGGTGGAAAATTACCAAAGAGGGATATTGTTAAAAAAAACAGCGAATAATGATTCTAAAATAGCAGTGATAGATAGTAATAATCAAATTACTGAACTTCCGACAGCTAATATTTTATCATTAGAAAGTATTAAAGAGGCTGTAAAGAGTTATTTTAGTCAACCACCTTATGATGAGTATCAAAAAGAGTATTACGATTTGTTTTTTGATATACTTACACCTAATCTTGTTATTGATCAGAATTTTACACAGAAAAACTTGCGTCAGAATTTAAAGGAGATAGTTTATACACGCGGTTGGGTGAGCAAAGGTAAAATTATTATTGCTAAAGGTGAGTTGGTAGAAGGAGAGAAGTATAATATGTTGTCTTCTTTGAAAGATGAATACGAAAGTCAGACTTGGAGTCAGAATAATTATAACTGGTCACAAGTGGGGTATTACTTTTTGGTAGCAGTAGTACTTGTAGTAATGCTTTT encodes:
- a CDS encoding GNAT family N-acetyltransferase encodes the protein MAENLIFRQAVSADALAIWEILLAAIALRKAEGSNQWQDGYPNEQVVADDIAHKYGYVLTEKNEVIGYCALILNNEPAYNTIDGKWLTDGDFLVIHRVGIASKYRGRGLVKLMLQEIECVAKGQGVPSVRADTNYDNAAMLHLFEKLGYEYCGEVMLRGAARKAFEKKL
- a CDS encoding zinc ribbon domain-containing protein, whose amino-acid sequence is MAQKVDITVEEKLRALYDLQLIDSKIDELQYTRGELPLEVSDLEDEVEGLKKRHVKFKEELEALQAGIAEKKTIIEEAKELIKKYTTQQKNVRNNREYTSLAKEIEFQELEVQLAEKRIKEGKAQVDQKKEAIKQVDERKSQRDAHLKHKKAELSSVLAETEKEEAFLREKAEEYAAKIEERLLKAYQRIRSSVVNRLAVVPIQRGASGGSFFTIPPQVQVEIASRRKIITDEHSGRILVDAALAEEEREKMETLFKSFQK
- a CDS encoding Nif3-like dinuclear metal center hexameric protein — its product is MKIREIINELELLAPLPYAEGFDNVGLLVGDVNANVEGVLITLDTLEEVVDEAIENNCNLIVSFHPIIFSGLKSLTGKTYVERVVMKAIRHNIAIYSMHTALDNQLLGVNATIADRLGLKNRQILIPQEHTIQKLITYVPQADAERLRQALFGAGAGNIGNYAECSFNLEGRGTYKGNEASNPTIGEPNVFHTENETQIGVIFPKHLQSKVLRALREHHPYEEIAYEVYVLENNHQHIGLGMIAEMPEPMDEEDFLTFLKERMQVSVVRHSALRGKAVKKVAMLGGSGAFAIENAKRAGADIFITADLKYHDFFRAEGQIILADIGHYESEQYIKILLFEYLSKKIPTFAPKISKVDTNPIKYYS
- a CDS encoding ABC transporter ATP-binding protein; this encodes MHRFFKNKQYEYPPNAIEVKHLSKQYKETTTLALNNISFNVKKGEIYGILGPNGAGKTTLMSILFGSIKPTMGSFSICGMTYKQRALRYKIGVVPQEYALYPTLTARENLTYFGSLYKLKNKELKPLIETALQRVGLTEVADKKIAHFSGGMKRRINLLAGILHNPEVLFLDEPTVGVDVQSKNIIIDYLKELNQGGMSILYTSHHLQEAQDFCHRVAILNEGSIIKENTPHNLIKEVKAYNLEEAFIQLTNNN
- a CDS encoding tyrosine-protein phosphatase translates to MRKLLCITFLLLNFFSLLGQHKATLIHSDANLYKVDSLLYRSEQLVSEDKAVIQNIPIKSIINLRYFTRSGDKKVFKATDGVRLINHPLLTWRIKAPEIAATLKLIKERQKEGAVLIHCYHGADRTGIMVAMYRIIYHNWTIEQAKKEMINGPYGYHSVWKNLEALFTESTVNEVRRLL
- a CDS encoding OmpA family protein — protein: MRIRFFIILLICYLSGAEAQIRFTPALVYQNIAEKGYTTQEVVTRLANYYYALHLYSQAQTWYEKLVTTVGYMPTAIDYYHYAHTLKELGKNKEAQKQMERFTSVSRLFFTDFIKTAVAPPNPNNRDYKELIGLVLDGENGKEIEGAAITLFDAQMNVFLTTKSDSNSFFVLSDKQSQALFEYGYLEVVKPEYEVSTTPLVFQKTGEMQQIIQLDPLVQEVNTGDNLAITFEIENIHFDYGRLNIRYDASVQLAKILVFLEMNPMVSLDIKVHTDSRGDEDYNMKLSESQAQSIWQWLVDKGIQTKRITAKGYGETQPVYDCENDSSCTEEQHQANKRVEFIIK
- a CDS encoding RNA methyltransferase; the protein is MNEKLLTYLERFITEERKERFLSIINARTNHFTVAMEDVFQMHNTSAVVRTCEVFGVQQAHSIEGRYGKRLDAKIAMGAQKWVDVFRYNDTQSCIDSLRAKGYQIVATTPHKDAYYLNDFDISKKSAFFFGTEKEGLSEQVLTQADTYLKIPMVGFTESLNISVAVAIVLQQLTDKLRRSEVAWQLTDEERFSILIDWTKKSIRNVKDVLKRYEEIKDTL
- a CDS encoding leucine-rich repeat protein, which produces MNKNLFLAIMIGFGLTAVQCTKTIEERIEIRERVNAILSGAGAPGANVGAVGDYYIDLQTANLYGAKTAQGWGSPISLRGLQGEAGAKGQDGQNGKDAPVPNIRDGYWYIGDTNTNIKAEGKDGGNGKDGSNGKDGVAPHIGTNGNWFVGTKDTGVKAEGAKGTDGVAPHIGTNGNWFVGTHDTGVKAQGAKGTDGVAPHIGNNGNWFVGTHDTGVKAQGAQGVQGEKGATGATGEKGEKGDTPYIGKDGFWYVGTKSLGVKAQGAQGVQGEKGATGATGEKGEKGDTPYIGKDGFWYVGTKSLGVKAQGAQGVQGEKGATGATGEKGEKGDTPYIGKDGFWYVGTKSLGVKAQGPQGEKGATGEKGEKGENAPKPNIRGGVWYIGDESTGIKAQGEKGADGTPGAQGTPGKDGSVIYAAKGKPINTQGKDGDYYIDTEAKIFYGPKANNVWPTIGISLTGKDFSVNDDYKLSADGKTLEKWNNLETRFIDMNTDPKLREVTKIADRAFVDFNKDYKLTTIIIGDNVTEIGDAAFSTCRKLRRVELSDGITKINKSTFSYCENLQYIDLPDGLTFIGENAFASCKKLTMLTIPEGITKFEKRVFQDCANLHTLVILQPVAFNIDEAGQNTFRATRLRNIYVPHASVNEYKTKNPNYQDLIR